GTTGAGCTGTGTGGTGAGCAGGTACGGCTCCACGCGCGGGAACACGACCAAGAGTTGCATGAAGATGAGCGTGGAGAGCGTCGCCAGGGCACCTCCCGCCGCGTTCATGAACAGCACCGTGAACAGCACGGCCAGCATGCCGATAGGCACCAGCGCCAGCCCGGCCACGGCGTAGCCCCTCACGAGCTCGGCCAGGGCGGCCCCGGCCGTCATCGTGCCGGTGCCGGCGAGGCCGGCGGGCCCGAGGCCGGTGCCCCCCACGAAGCTGCCGAAGCCGTAGGGGATCCCGAACAGCAGCGAGGCCGCGAGGAACACCGCCATGACCACGAACGGGTAGACGGCCACGACGACCAGCTTCGCGGCCAGCCACTGCGGGCGGGTCACGGGCCTGAGCAGGACCGTGGGCAGGGTGCCGTGCGCCAGCTCGACGCCGAGCAGCTCGGCGGCCGTGATGGCCACGAGCAGCGGCAGCAGGAACTGCATGCTCGAGAGCAGCGACAGCGCCGGCACCTGGTAGCCAGAGACCAGGAAGAAGCCGTAGACCTCGAAGATGCCGGGAGCGTAGGCCCACAGCAGCGGGAAGACGACGAGCAGGGCCAGGCCGAACCTGACGCTGGCGAGCCGGAACAGCTTGGCGAGCTCCATGCGCAGCAGGGTGCTCACAGCTCGCCCCCGCCCTTCGTCGGCCGCCTGGTGCCCGGCAGGGTGCCGTCTGGCCGGGCGGCGTGGAACGTGCCCGTGCGCCGCGCCCGCTCGCCCGAGACGCGGTCGCGGTAGTAGGCGCGCAGGTCGAAGATGTCGCGGCTCATCTCGAGGACCCCGATGTCGGCCCCGGCCAGCGCCACGGAGACGCGGCCGATGGCGTCCGGCGAGGTGGGGATGAACACGACCTCGTCGCCGCGCACGGCCACGTGCCGGACGAAGGGGGCCGTCTCGAGCAGCGCCTTCGCCTGCGCCGGCTCCGTCACGCGGGCCCGGTAGCGCTCGCGCCTGTCGAAGAGGTTCACCTCGTCTATCAGCGCGCCCTCCTCGAGGATCGCCACGCGGGTGCAGTAGGCGACGACCTCGTCGAGGTGGTGCGTCGAGAGGAGCACCGCCGTGCCGTCCTGCGCCGCCTGCTGCAGCACCGAGTGCACCAGGTGCAGCGACAACGGGTCCATGCCGCTGGCGGGCTCGTCGAGGATCAGCACCTGAGGCCTGGTCAGGAGGGCTGCCGCCACGCCGAGGCGCTGCCGCATGCCGAGGCTGTAGACCCCGACCTTCCTGTCGGCGGCGTGCGTCAGCTCCATGAGGGCCAGCACCTCGTCGATGCGCGAGGGCTCGACGCCGCCGGCGAGCTCGGCGTGGAGCCTGAGGTTCGCGCGTCCCGTCAGGAACGGGTAGAACGCGGCGGGCGCCTCCACGACGGCGCCGAGCGAGCGGCGGACCTCGGGGTGCTGGTGCGGGTCCCGGCCCAGCAGGCGGACCTCGCCCGACGTGGGGAACGCCAGGCCGGACACGAGGCGTATGACCGTCGTCTTGCCGGCTCCGTTGGGCCCGACGAGCGCGTAGACCTCGCCCGGGTTCACCCGGAAGCTGAGGTCCCTGACCACCGGCCTGCCGCCGTAGGACTTCGTTAGGTGCGTCGACTCGATCGCTGGCGTTGACACGGGGAGCTCCTGCGGGCAGTCTACGGACGCCGCGGCGGCGCGGGCGATAACATTCTCCACCCGCCGCCGCGGCGAGGCCCGGTCGACGGCCCCGGCGGGCCGGGCGGCGGGTGCGCGGCCCGCCCCCCGCCGGCTCCTCAGTCGACGGCCTCGGCGGCGCCCAGCTCGTGGCGCTGCAGCTCGAGCAGGGCGTCGAGCACGTGGTCCACGCACCGCTCCACGGCGGTCTCGAAGTCGGTGGCGTCGACGACGAGCACGCCCTCGGCCTCGCTGCGCTCCAGCAGGTAGTCGTGCAGCACCCTGATCTCGTCGAAGTGGTCGAGGTACGGCCGCGCCAGCCTGCTGCCCGTGCGCACCTCGCGCACCGCGAAGTGCTTGCGGTGGTCGTCGACGTCGTCCACGAACAGCATCGCGCGCAGGATCGTGGCGCCGACCACGCGCTTCTCCGCCACGGTGCCCGGCACCAGGTGCACGCCCTCGATCACCAGCGAGGTGTCCTCCGCCACGGAGCGCTCGACGATCGCGGTGATCGCGGGGTCGAGCTGGCGCACCTGGGCGAGGAACCCGCGCAGGACCGCGTTGCGCTCCGGCTCGGCGCTGGCCTGCTCCTCGGGCAGCAGCTCGGCGCGCCAGGCCGTGAAGCTGGAGGCGTGCAGCGTGGGGCTGAGCTCCGGCCCGATCAGCGAGCGCAGCGCCTGCCTGACGATGTCGGTGGAGACCACGCGCGGTATGCCGAGGCGGTAGGCGACCTCGGCGGCGATCGCCGACTTGCCCACGCCCGGCGCGCCGCCGATGAGCAGCATCACCGGCCGCTCGCGCTCGTGCATCTGGCGCATGATCAGGTAGCGCCTGGCGTACTCATCGCCCGCCTCCAGGCGCAGCAGCAGCGCCACCTGCTCCAGCACCTCCGCCGTGCCCACGACGTCGTGTCCGCGGGCGTAGAGCTCCTGCTCGACGCGCTTGGCGAGGTTGTGCGAGAAGTCGGGCCCGAGGCCGATGCCCATCAGCGAGCGCGCCAGGATCCCGCGGCTGAACGGGAACTGGATGCCGTCCTTGGCCTTGACGCGGATCTCGAACGGCCGGTGCGTCTGCGCCTCGTAGCGCAGCCGAGCCGCGCGCCCGTGACGCGCCTCCACGGTCGAGGCGACGCGCCTGGCGAGGTCGACGCGCGAGAGGCGCTCGATGCCCTCGGTCCTGATGCCCTGCTCCACCTGCCGCGTGACGGCGTGGGCGTCCTTGAAGGGCAGGCCGAGCTTCTCGAGCGAGGCCATGAGCGTGCGCCGCGAGAAGCGCATCGGCTCGTCGCCGTCCGTGGTGACGAGCAGCGGCACGAACGGGGGCGTCTGGCGCAGCAGGCGCTCGGCGGCGCCCGGGCCGGCGCGCTCGCCGGCGGCGTCGGCCAGGAGCCTGAGCAGCTCGGTCAGCTCGATGCGCCTGACCCGCGACTCCCTGATGCCCTTCTCGAACTCCTGCACGATCGCCACGGCGTCGTCGGTGGGCACGCCGGCGCTCTGCAGCGCCTCGATGCACGTGCCGCCGGAGTACGGGTAGGTCTCGGCGCCCCGCACCACCTTCAGGTCGCGTGCGGTGAGCCCGGCCATCAGGCGGCGAACGGGTCCTCGTCGTGGCGACCGTCGATCACGTCGAAGAGGTTCCTGATCACGTTGCCGGTGAAGCCCCAGATCTCCCTGTCCCGCCAGCGGTAGAAGAAGATCCGTCGCCTCGTCTCTGGCCTGAGCTCGCGCACCTCGCTGCGGGGCGTGACGGCGCGGAGCTCGTCGAGCGGCACGAGGAACGCCTCGGCGACCTCGCGCGGGTCGGGGCGCAGCGTCTGCGGCCACGCCACGCGGGCCACCACCGGCCTGGCCACGTACCCGGCCGGCGAGGGGTGGTCCGAGAGCTCGCCGAGCACGGCGTCGCGGGTCACCTCCAGGCCCACCTCCTCGCGCGTCTCGCGCAGGGCGGCGTC
Above is a window of Trueperaceae bacterium DNA encoding:
- a CDS encoding ABC transporter permease encodes the protein MSTLLRMELAKLFRLASVRFGLALLVVFPLLWAYAPGIFEVYGFFLVSGYQVPALSLLSSMQFLLPLLVAITAAELLGVELAHGTLPTVLLRPVTRPQWLAAKLVVVAVYPFVVMAVFLAASLLFGIPYGFGSFVGGTGLGPAGLAGTGTMTAGAALAELVRGYAVAGLALVPIGMLAVLFTVLFMNAAGGALATLSTLIFMQLLVVFPRVEPYLLTTQLNAYASPLADVTWVVALILVYAALFAAVAVVLFERKDF
- a CDS encoding ATP cone domain-containing protein; its protein translation is MAGLTARDLKVVRGAETYPYSGGTCIEALQSAGVPTDDAVAIVQEFEKGIRESRVRRIELTELLRLLADAAGERAGPGAAERLLRQTPPFVPLLVTTDGDEPMRFSRRTLMASLEKLGLPFKDAHAVTRQVEQGIRTEGIERLSRVDLARRVASTVEARHGRAARLRYEAQTHRPFEIRVKAKDGIQFPFSRGILARSLMGIGLGPDFSHNLAKRVEQELYARGHDVVGTAEVLEQVALLLRLEAGDEYARRYLIMRQMHERERPVMLLIGGAPGVGKSAIAAEVAYRLGIPRVVSTDIVRQALRSLIGPELSPTLHASSFTAWRAELLPEEQASAEPERNAVLRGFLAQVRQLDPAITAIVERSVAEDTSLVIEGVHLVPGTVAEKRVVGATILRAMLFVDDVDDHRKHFAVREVRTGSRLARPYLDHFDEIRVLHDYLLERSEAEGVLVVDATDFETAVERCVDHVLDALLELQRHELGAAEAVD
- a CDS encoding CoA pyrophosphatase; its protein translation is MPQVTRSGVTLEVVSRALAAATPRALDIPGFRRAAVLLPLVEASGALSLLLTVRAATLRSHAGQVALPGGRLEPGEDSVDAALRETREEVGLEVTRDAVLGELSDHPSPAGYVARPVVARVAWPQTLRPDPREVAEAFLVPLDELRAVTPRSEVRELRPETRRRIFFYRWRDREIWGFTGNVIRNLFDVIDGRHDEDPFAA
- a CDS encoding ABC transporter ATP-binding protein, which codes for MSTPAIESTHLTKSYGGRPVVRDLSFRVNPGEVYALVGPNGAGKTTVIRLVSGLAFPTSGEVRLLGRDPHQHPEVRRSLGAVVEAPAAFYPFLTGRANLRLHAELAGGVEPSRIDEVLALMELTHAADRKVGVYSLGMRQRLGVAAALLTRPQVLILDEPASGMDPLSLHLVHSVLQQAAQDGTAVLLSTHHLDEVVAYCTRVAILEEGALIDEVNLFDRRERYRARVTEPAQAKALLETAPFVRHVAVRGDEVVFIPTSPDAIGRVSVALAGADIGVLEMSRDIFDLRAYYRDRVSGERARRTGTFHAARPDGTLPGTRRPTKGGGEL